A DNA window from Hordeum vulgare subsp. vulgare chromosome 1H, MorexV3_pseudomolecules_assembly, whole genome shotgun sequence contains the following coding sequences:
- the LOC123438320 gene encoding scarecrow-like protein 6 has product MPFAAEGHAGRLQQPKLSGGFWAEPTSVLDRRHSPSPSPPSSASTLSSEVASLVGGGDAKNASPPPPQTWPAGEEVGAAAGVKEEWAHQLAPLDMGLGAGEGWDGTAPSGLAGPDSTFLRWIIGGGEDASAGMAGVMDPPALELDHTTSMMSPPTASLGPSLSPFAPAMEDAKVGPFGHAPSFLLHQHQHHPQPHAAFFGAHPSFESAPPPPKRHHPMAGAPAPKLPGFQGHLAPAGGFFPALKPKAGAANDEVAATVDQLAEAAKFAEAGDAFGAREILARLNYRLPAAPAAGTPLLRSAFYFKEALRLALSPTGETPAPPASTPYDVVLKLGAYKAFSEVSPVLQFAHLTCVQAVLDELRGAGCIHVLDFDIGMGEQWASLMQELAQRRPATALKVTALVSPSSHHPLELQLIHENLSSFAAELGVFFQFTVFNIDTLDPAELVAIAGGDALAVHLPVGAAHAAAMPAVLRLVKSLGAKVVVSVDRGCDRTELPFAAHLFQAFQSTVFLLESVDAVGTDPDTASKIERFLVQPAVEQCVVGRHRASIEKAPLPWRAVFASAGFTPVQASTFAESQAESLLHKVPVRGFRVEKHAPGSLCLYWQRAELVSVSAWRC; this is encoded by the coding sequence ATGCCCTTTGCTGCAGAGGGCCACGCGGGGAGACTGCAACAGCCCAAGCTGAGCGGCGGCTTCTGGGCGGAGCCCACGTCCGTGCTCGACCGCCGACACAGCCCCAGCCCAAGCCCGCCCTCCTCGGCCTCCACGCTGTCGTCCGAGGTGGCGAGCCTTGTGGGCGGCGGCGACGCCAAGAacgcctccccaccgccgccgcagACATGGCcggccggggaggaggttggTGCTGCGGCGGGGGTCAAGGAGGAGTGGGCGCACCAGCTGGCGCCGCTCGACATGGGCCTCGGCGCCGGCGAGGGCTGGGACGGCACGGCGCCGTCCGGGCTCGCTGGCCCTGACAGCACCTTCCTCCGCTGGATCATTGGCGGCGGGGAGGACGCGTCCGCGGGGATGGCCGGCGTCATGGATCCGCCCGCTCTCGAGCTCGACCACACCACGTCTATGATGTCGCCGCCAACGGCGTCTCTCGGGCCAAGCCTGTCGCCGTTCGCGCCGGCCATGGAGGACGCCAAGGTGGGCCCTTTCGGCCACGCGCCCAGCTTCCTGctccaccagcaccagcaccacccCCAGCCACACGCGGCGTTCTTTGGCGCGCACCCGTCCTTCGAgtcggcgccgccgccgcccaagcgCCACCACCCGATGGCCGGCGCTCCTGCACCGAAGCTGCCTGGCTTCCAGGGGCATCTCGCTCCGGCGGGCGGGTTCTTCCCCGCCCTGAAGCCCAAGGCGGGGGCGGCGAACGACGAGGTGGCCGCCACGGTGGACCAGCTCGCCGAGGCTGCTAAGTTTGCCGAGGCGGGCGACGCCTTCGGCGCACGCGAGATATTGGCGCGGCTCAATTATCGGCTCCCCGCCGCCCCCGCGGCCGGGACGCCACTCCTCCGCTCTGCCTTCTACTTCAAGGAGGCTTTGCGCCTTGCGCTCTCCCCCACCGGAGAGACGCCCGCGCCGCCGGCGTCCACGCCGTACGACGTGGTACTCAAGCTCGGCGCGTACAAGGCCTTCTCCGAGGTTTCTCCGGTGCTCCAGTTCGCGCACCTTACCTGCGTCCAGGCGGTGCTCGACGAGCTCCGTGGCGCAGGGTGCATCCACGTGCTCGACTTCGACATCGGCATGGGCGAGCAGTGGGCGTCGCTGATGCAGGAGCTCGCGCAGCGCCGCCCGGCAACGGCACTCAAGGTCACCGCATTGGTCTCGCCGTCGTCGCACCACCCGCTCGAGCTGCAGCTCATCCACGAGAACCTATCCAGCTTCGCCGCCGAGCTTGGCGTGTTCTTCCAGTTCACCGTATTCAACATCGACACGCTCGACCCCGCTGAGCTCGTGGCCATCGCTGGCGGGGACGCGCTCGCCGTCCACCTCCCCGTCGGCGCAGCACACGCGGCCGCAATGCCCGCCGTCCTCCGCCTCGTGAAGAGCCTCGGCGCCAAGGTCGTCGTGTCCGTGGACCGCGGGTGCGACCGCACGGAGCTGCCCTTCGCCGCCCACCTGTTCCAGGCGTTCCAGTCCACCGTCTTCCTCCTCGAGTCCGTCGACGCCGTGGGCACGGATCCCGACACGGCCAGCAAGATCGAACGGTTCCTGGTCCAGCCGGCCGTGGAGCAATGCGTGGTCGGGCGCCACCGCGCGTCCATCGAAAAGGCGCCACTGCCGTGGCGAGCAGTGTTCGCGTCGGCCGGGTTCACGCCGGTGCAGGCTAGCACGTTCGCGGAGTCGCAGGCCGAGTCATTGCTGCACAAGGTGCCCGTCCGGGGGTTCCGCGTCGAGAAACACGCCCCGGGGTCGCTCTGCCTCTACTGGCAGCGCGCCGAGCTTGTGTCGGTCTCGGCGTGGCGGTGCTGA